One Spinacia oleracea cultivar Varoflay chromosome 4, BTI_SOV_V1, whole genome shotgun sequence DNA segment encodes these proteins:
- the LOC130472244 gene encoding uncharacterized protein produces the protein MNCKNGGWSGELFHKLFWIAANTYNPFVYNKEIEKITEFDPNATKYLDKCTEKWSRHQFDPKVCCDHNTTDFVESFNTLTKSYRDLPVLTLFEEPHHLTEYARQELIELRSAESRFCYYTPCGGGEYEVRDDHVHFPMRIDTKKCGCGVWQVSGIPCKHGLRVIYNQRLSHEDFVAEFFKGAAYKQTYAMPDPTQWPEYSLPTIKPPGIKRSAGRPPKQRRGGGVPWKLRRGRGIV, from the exons ATGAATTGCAAGAATGGAGGTTGGAGTGGAGAACTTTTTCACAAGTTGTTCTGGATAGCTGCAAATACTTACAACCCCTTTGTTTATAACAAGGAAATAGAGAAGATCACTGAGTTTGATCCAAATGCAACAAAATACTTGGACAAATGTACTGAGAAGTGGTCCAGGCATCAGTTTGATCCAAAAGTGTGTTGTGATCATAACACAACTGACTTTGTGGAATCATTCAATACGCTGACCAAGTCATACAGGGATTTACCAGTGTTGACACTATTTGAAG AACCTCACCACTTAACTGAGTATGCTAGACAGGAACTAATTGAGCTAAGAAGTGCAGAGTCAAGGTTTTGCTACTATACTCCTTGTGGTGGTGGGGAGTATGAGGTGAGGGATGACCATGTACATTTCCCAATGAGGATAGACACCAAGAAATGTGGATGTGGAGTATGGCAGGTCTCTGGAATCCCTTGTAAACATGGTTTGAGGGTGATTTACAACCAGAGACTTAGCCATGAAGATtttgtggctgaatttttcaaAGGTGCTGCCTATAAACAGACATATGCAATGCCTGACCCCACTCAGTGGCCTGAGTACTCCCTTCCCACCATTAAACCTCCTGGGATCAAGAGGAGTGCTGGTAGACCTCCTAAACagagaaggggggggggggtgccaTGGAAGCTAAGAAGAGGAAGAGGCATAGTTTAG
- the LOC110798067 gene encoding uncharacterized protein isoform X1, translating to MYGGSHKFGRGGGARGGASANKRNSYPPPPPQRPSSAGRPSLSSRIPPSSSAATPPPATQSEESFSLVPGNPLSFTAIIRLAPDLIDEIKRVETQGGAARIKFDSNPNNPPGNVIDVGGKEYRFTWSHEMGGLCDIYEERQSCEDGNGLLVESGCSWRKLNVQRVLDESTKKQVKKRSEEYEQKLKSRKAIVLDQCNPSMKSQMQALAAAEASPWKSKPKNKRFFEPSQVSGHPKPVKSTTVSSSTATAKGRQSTSPLPSPQNQSVPLTSAFVRRTATESQIVAENPTTNQTREKENAVSSGNVFPSQVSGGMLEAVVPRDQGAGISDLWNLLVTLLKESPKGMSIKALEKAVGDMTSNSLRKIEPILKKIATCEPSGRYILKSGVELESLKRSYSDIGSSPEDNNQKQFVPEDNHGGVPAPDSGIAGKSPAQDVEEQVQILDEELNVIEKFDASQQFTDLFGDDEPLDNNEGQAVRTNDNKCESDSDSGSSDSGSDSASRSRSPAGSGSASSSDSDGDDSSSHSKEASDVDVDIMSDDDKEPRNLLGTEHGLSTAPVPWSMPEVMPLQDGRNGDQDGYASEDVDIENDFPDDNVSQLATAPRNLGIITEKLRTVSPDHDQNQPCNKADVITEHDVGDEFQRENHSFAKSGGKSKRGSNLIQFEHNGDHDNRFKENSAQPSMSRHILGSPPKHFADLINEDIHESQNLQKSKQPNRDDSANAHLGVQNGYNYVVPSKSAVESLQSGRRPAARSYNTEPIDKAVKNPSNLGVELKFQKPNSSTQEGYSKHEDKDYGEAQDEEDGSNEKVNGKYKESPRGQKHSLRPESHHRKHSEWDKNSHSLGTSSRLRTGSSLKDSGKAEFDRSPADRRLLHRELSDLELGELREPLPEEPAGNKRQFDRLGSFRQSETELGTSVSRNPELKSKSTSKPIVDSGNTSPPDARGAPNISYSSSRRRSLEPHVEDNYRPHGDLQSQLQQSRSGQAEVGSLPIKVVDHSRSGYTENVANQGTEAEGYGETHKKSQINSQREDSRQEIGSRKGKGSKSRKSNASKDANDLTKKKKDASDLTKKKKHGSERRRDVPSTQGVTNKRKRSESFSDENTSYFKYEKEEPELKGPIESFSQYKEYVQEYREKYESYCSLIKILESYRNEFQKLGMDLDSAKGTETYYDILAQLRESYNRCGMRHKRQKKLFLVLHEELKHLKRMIMDFASDIRD from the exons ATGTACGGCGGGTCCCATAAATTCGGCCGAGGCGGCGGAGCACGTGGCGGTGCTTCCGCTAACAAGCGAAACTCATACCCTCCACCGCCCCCTCAACGTCCCTCCTCTGCTGGACGGCCTTCTCTATCCTCCCGCATACCGCCATCGTCTTCGGCGGCGACTCCTCCGCCGGCGACTCAATCTGAGGAATCCTTCAGCCTCGTCCCCGGAAATCCTCTCTCCTTCACCGCCATCATTCGCCTCGCTCCTGACCTCATTGATGAGATCAAGCGCGTGGAGACTCAAGGTGGTGCTGCTCGGATTAAATTTGATTCTAACCCTAATAATCCTCCCGGCAAT GTTATTGATGTGGGTGGCAAGGAATATCGATTTACATGGTCTCATGAAATGGGCGGCCTTTGTGACATCTATGAAGAACGTCAGAGTTGTGAAGATGGTAATGGTTTACTTGTTGAATCTGGATGTTCATGGCGCAAGCTGAATGTGCAGCGTGTTTTAGACGAGTCCACTAAGAAGCAGGTCAAGAAGCGATCAGAAGAATATGAGCAAAAACTCAAATCACGCAA GGCTATCGTCTTGGACCAATGCAATCCCTCTATGAAGAGTCAAATGCAAGCATTAGCTGCTGCTGAGG CTAGTCCATGGAAGTCAAAACCAAAAAACAAGAGATTTTTTGAGCCATCACAAG TCAGTGGACATCCTAAGCCTGTGAAGTCAACTACTGTATCCTCCTCAACTGCTACTGCAAAAGGAAGGCAGTCAACTTCACCTCTGCCTTCACCCCAGAATCAGTCTGTTCCTTTGACATCTGCTTTTGTAAGAAGAACTGCAACTGAAAGTCAAATCGTTGCAGAGAATCCAACAACTAACCAAACAAGGGAAAAGGAAAATGCTGTTAGCTCTGGGAATGTTTTCCCTTCCCAGGTTTCCGGCGGGATGCTAGAAGCAGTAGTGCCCAGggatcaaggagctggaatatcgGATCTGTGGAACTTGCTTGTAACACTGCTGAAAGAGAGTCCAAAAGGAATGAGTATAAAG GCGTTGGAGAAAGCTGTTGGAGATATGACTTCTAACTCTCTTCGCAAGATTGAGCCGATTCTTAAGAAA ATTGCAACTTGTGAACCTTCTGGAAGATATATTTTGAAGTCGGGTGTGGAGCTGGAAAGCTTGAAGAGGTCATATTCTGATATTGGGAG cTCTCCTGAAGACAATAACCAGAAGCAGTTTGTTCCAGAAGATAATCATGGTGGAGTACCGGCTCCAGACTCAGGAATTGCAGGGAAATCCCCAGCTCAGGATGTGGAGGAACAAGTACAAATATTAGATGAAGAGTTAAATGTGATTGAGAAATTTGATGCCTCACAACAATTCACCGATTTATTTGGTGATGATGAACCCCTTGACAACAACGAAGGACAAGCCGTGAGAACTAATGACAATAAATGTGAGAGTGATAGTGATAGTGGAAGTAGTGATAGTGGCAGCGATAGTGCAAGCCGAAGTAGAAGCCCTGCAGGAAGTGGGAGTGCTAGTAGCAGTGATAGTGACGGTGATGATTCTTCTTCCCACAGCAAAGAGGCATCTGATGTGGATGTTGATATAATGAGTGACGATGATAAAGAACCCAGGAATTTACTAGGTACTGAACATGGGTTATCTACAGCACCTGTTCCATGGAGTATGCCTGAAGTGATGCCCCTACAAGATGGAAGAAATGGAGATCAAGATGGCTATGCATCTGAGGATGTTGATATTGAGAACGATTTTCCTGATGATAATGTATCTCAGCTGGCAACAGCCCCTCGCAATCTTGGTATAATTACTGAGAAATTGAGGACTGTTTCACCAGACCATGATCAAAATCAACCATGTAATAAGGCGGATGTTATTACTGAGCACGATGTTGGAGATGAATTTCAACGTGAGAATCACAGTTTTGCTAAGTCTGGAGGTAAATCCAAAAGAGGATCTAATTTGATCCAGTTTGAGCATAATGGTGACCATGACAATAGATTTAAAGAAAATTCTGCTCAGCCGTCAATGTCTAGGCATATCTTGGGGAGTCCGCCGAAACATTTTGCTGACTTAATAAATGAAGACATTCATGAGAGCCAAAACTTGCAAAAATCAAAACAGCCCAACAGGGATGATAGTGCTAACGCACATTTAGGCGTGCAGAATGGATATAACTATGTTGTTCCCAGTAAATCTGCTGTCGAGTCACTACAGTCTGGTCGAAGGCCTGCTGCACGTTCCTACAATACTGAACCTATTGATAAAGCTGTGAAGAATCCTTCAAATTTGGGAGTAGAATTAAAATTCCAGAAGCCTAATTCTTCTACACAAGAAGGTTATTCGAAACACGAAGATAAGGATTACGGAGAGGCACAGGATGAAGAGGATGGCTCAAATGAGAAAGTAAATGGGAAGTATAAAGAAAGTCCTCGTGGTCAGAAGCACTCATTACGGCCGGAGTCCCACCACAGAAAGCATAGTGAATGGGATAAAAATTCCCATTCACTTGGGACTTCTTCGAGGTTGCGCACGGGGTCTTCACTGAAGGATAGTGGCAAGGCTGAGTTTGACCGGTCTCCTGCTGACAGAAGATTGCTCCATAGAGAACTATCAGACCTGGAGTTGGGCGAACTTCGTGAGCCCTTGCCTGAGGAACCAGCAGGGAATAAAAGGCAGTTTGATAGATTAGGCTCCTTCAGGCAATCAGAGACAGAATTAGGAACCTCAGTGTCTCGGAATCCAGAGTTGAAGAGCAAATCTACTAGCAAGCCAATCGTGGATTCAGGAAACACTTCCCCTCCCGATGCAAGAGGAGCTCCTAATATTTCTTACAGTTCTTCCAGGAGAAGGTCTCTAGAGCCGCATGTTGAAGATAATTATCGGCCTCATGGGGATTTACAATCACAGCTACAACAGTCGAGGAGTGGTCAAGCTGAAGTTGGCTCCCTCCCTATCAAAGTAGTGGATCATAGCAGATCGGGGTACACTGAAAATGTTGCTAATCAAGGAACCGAGGCTGAAGGTTATGGAGAAACACACAAAAAGTCACAAATTAACTCACAACGTGAAGACTCCAGACAAGAAATTGGTTCACGTAAGGGGAAAGGAAGTAAGTCAAGAAAATCTAACGCATCAAAAGATGCTAATGATttgaccaaaaagaaaaaagatgcTAGTGATttgaccaaaaagaaaaaacatggtAGTGAGAGAAGAAGAGATGTTCCAAGTACCCAAGGTGTTACAAATAAGCGCAAAAGGAGTGAATCCTTTTCGGATGAAAATACTTCATACTTTAAGTATGAAAAGGAAGAGCCAGAACTCAAGGGACCAATTGAAAGTTTCTCTCA GTATAAAGAATACGTGCAGGAGTACCGTGAGAAGTATGAAAGTTACTGTTCCCTGATCAAGATCTTGGAGAGCTACAG gaatgAGTTTCAGAAGTTGGGGATGGACCTTGACAGTGCTAAAGGTACAGAGACATATTACGACATTTTGGCACAGCTGAGAGAAAGTTATAACCGGTGTGGAATG CGGCATAAACGACAAAAGAAACTATTTCTTGTGCTTCATGAAGAGTTGAAG CATCTGAAGCGGATGATTATGGACTTTGCCTCAGACATAAGGGATTAA
- the LOC110798067 gene encoding uncharacterized protein isoform X2: MSKNSNHASMLYRAIVLDQCNPSMKSQMQALAAAEASPWKSKPKNKRFFEPSQVSGHPKPVKSTTVSSSTATAKGRQSTSPLPSPQNQSVPLTSAFVRRTATESQIVAENPTTNQTREKENAVSSGNVFPSQVSGGMLEAVVPRDQGAGISDLWNLLVTLLKESPKGMSIKALEKAVGDMTSNSLRKIEPILKKIATCEPSGRYILKSGVELESLKRSYSDIGSSPEDNNQKQFVPEDNHGGVPAPDSGIAGKSPAQDVEEQVQILDEELNVIEKFDASQQFTDLFGDDEPLDNNEGQAVRTNDNKCESDSDSGSSDSGSDSASRSRSPAGSGSASSSDSDGDDSSSHSKEASDVDVDIMSDDDKEPRNLLGTEHGLSTAPVPWSMPEVMPLQDGRNGDQDGYASEDVDIENDFPDDNVSQLATAPRNLGIITEKLRTVSPDHDQNQPCNKADVITEHDVGDEFQRENHSFAKSGGKSKRGSNLIQFEHNGDHDNRFKENSAQPSMSRHILGSPPKHFADLINEDIHESQNLQKSKQPNRDDSANAHLGVQNGYNYVVPSKSAVESLQSGRRPAARSYNTEPIDKAVKNPSNLGVELKFQKPNSSTQEGYSKHEDKDYGEAQDEEDGSNEKVNGKYKESPRGQKHSLRPESHHRKHSEWDKNSHSLGTSSRLRTGSSLKDSGKAEFDRSPADRRLLHRELSDLELGELREPLPEEPAGNKRQFDRLGSFRQSETELGTSVSRNPELKSKSTSKPIVDSGNTSPPDARGAPNISYSSSRRRSLEPHVEDNYRPHGDLQSQLQQSRSGQAEVGSLPIKVVDHSRSGYTENVANQGTEAEGYGETHKKSQINSQREDSRQEIGSRKGKGSKSRKSNASKDANDLTKKKKDASDLTKKKKHGSERRRDVPSTQGVTNKRKRSESFSDENTSYFKYEKEEPELKGPIESFSQYKEYVQEYREKYESYCSLIKILESYRNEFQKLGMDLDSAKGTETYYDILAQLRESYNRCGMRHKRQKKLFLVLHEELKHLKRMIMDFASDIRD, translated from the exons ATGAGCAAAAACTCAAATCACGCAAGTATGTTATACAG GGCTATCGTCTTGGACCAATGCAATCCCTCTATGAAGAGTCAAATGCAAGCATTAGCTGCTGCTGAGG CTAGTCCATGGAAGTCAAAACCAAAAAACAAGAGATTTTTTGAGCCATCACAAG TCAGTGGACATCCTAAGCCTGTGAAGTCAACTACTGTATCCTCCTCAACTGCTACTGCAAAAGGAAGGCAGTCAACTTCACCTCTGCCTTCACCCCAGAATCAGTCTGTTCCTTTGACATCTGCTTTTGTAAGAAGAACTGCAACTGAAAGTCAAATCGTTGCAGAGAATCCAACAACTAACCAAACAAGGGAAAAGGAAAATGCTGTTAGCTCTGGGAATGTTTTCCCTTCCCAGGTTTCCGGCGGGATGCTAGAAGCAGTAGTGCCCAGggatcaaggagctggaatatcgGATCTGTGGAACTTGCTTGTAACACTGCTGAAAGAGAGTCCAAAAGGAATGAGTATAAAG GCGTTGGAGAAAGCTGTTGGAGATATGACTTCTAACTCTCTTCGCAAGATTGAGCCGATTCTTAAGAAA ATTGCAACTTGTGAACCTTCTGGAAGATATATTTTGAAGTCGGGTGTGGAGCTGGAAAGCTTGAAGAGGTCATATTCTGATATTGGGAG cTCTCCTGAAGACAATAACCAGAAGCAGTTTGTTCCAGAAGATAATCATGGTGGAGTACCGGCTCCAGACTCAGGAATTGCAGGGAAATCCCCAGCTCAGGATGTGGAGGAACAAGTACAAATATTAGATGAAGAGTTAAATGTGATTGAGAAATTTGATGCCTCACAACAATTCACCGATTTATTTGGTGATGATGAACCCCTTGACAACAACGAAGGACAAGCCGTGAGAACTAATGACAATAAATGTGAGAGTGATAGTGATAGTGGAAGTAGTGATAGTGGCAGCGATAGTGCAAGCCGAAGTAGAAGCCCTGCAGGAAGTGGGAGTGCTAGTAGCAGTGATAGTGACGGTGATGATTCTTCTTCCCACAGCAAAGAGGCATCTGATGTGGATGTTGATATAATGAGTGACGATGATAAAGAACCCAGGAATTTACTAGGTACTGAACATGGGTTATCTACAGCACCTGTTCCATGGAGTATGCCTGAAGTGATGCCCCTACAAGATGGAAGAAATGGAGATCAAGATGGCTATGCATCTGAGGATGTTGATATTGAGAACGATTTTCCTGATGATAATGTATCTCAGCTGGCAACAGCCCCTCGCAATCTTGGTATAATTACTGAGAAATTGAGGACTGTTTCACCAGACCATGATCAAAATCAACCATGTAATAAGGCGGATGTTATTACTGAGCACGATGTTGGAGATGAATTTCAACGTGAGAATCACAGTTTTGCTAAGTCTGGAGGTAAATCCAAAAGAGGATCTAATTTGATCCAGTTTGAGCATAATGGTGACCATGACAATAGATTTAAAGAAAATTCTGCTCAGCCGTCAATGTCTAGGCATATCTTGGGGAGTCCGCCGAAACATTTTGCTGACTTAATAAATGAAGACATTCATGAGAGCCAAAACTTGCAAAAATCAAAACAGCCCAACAGGGATGATAGTGCTAACGCACATTTAGGCGTGCAGAATGGATATAACTATGTTGTTCCCAGTAAATCTGCTGTCGAGTCACTACAGTCTGGTCGAAGGCCTGCTGCACGTTCCTACAATACTGAACCTATTGATAAAGCTGTGAAGAATCCTTCAAATTTGGGAGTAGAATTAAAATTCCAGAAGCCTAATTCTTCTACACAAGAAGGTTATTCGAAACACGAAGATAAGGATTACGGAGAGGCACAGGATGAAGAGGATGGCTCAAATGAGAAAGTAAATGGGAAGTATAAAGAAAGTCCTCGTGGTCAGAAGCACTCATTACGGCCGGAGTCCCACCACAGAAAGCATAGTGAATGGGATAAAAATTCCCATTCACTTGGGACTTCTTCGAGGTTGCGCACGGGGTCTTCACTGAAGGATAGTGGCAAGGCTGAGTTTGACCGGTCTCCTGCTGACAGAAGATTGCTCCATAGAGAACTATCAGACCTGGAGTTGGGCGAACTTCGTGAGCCCTTGCCTGAGGAACCAGCAGGGAATAAAAGGCAGTTTGATAGATTAGGCTCCTTCAGGCAATCAGAGACAGAATTAGGAACCTCAGTGTCTCGGAATCCAGAGTTGAAGAGCAAATCTACTAGCAAGCCAATCGTGGATTCAGGAAACACTTCCCCTCCCGATGCAAGAGGAGCTCCTAATATTTCTTACAGTTCTTCCAGGAGAAGGTCTCTAGAGCCGCATGTTGAAGATAATTATCGGCCTCATGGGGATTTACAATCACAGCTACAACAGTCGAGGAGTGGTCAAGCTGAAGTTGGCTCCCTCCCTATCAAAGTAGTGGATCATAGCAGATCGGGGTACACTGAAAATGTTGCTAATCAAGGAACCGAGGCTGAAGGTTATGGAGAAACACACAAAAAGTCACAAATTAACTCACAACGTGAAGACTCCAGACAAGAAATTGGTTCACGTAAGGGGAAAGGAAGTAAGTCAAGAAAATCTAACGCATCAAAAGATGCTAATGATttgaccaaaaagaaaaaagatgcTAGTGATttgaccaaaaagaaaaaacatggtAGTGAGAGAAGAAGAGATGTTCCAAGTACCCAAGGTGTTACAAATAAGCGCAAAAGGAGTGAATCCTTTTCGGATGAAAATACTTCATACTTTAAGTATGAAAAGGAAGAGCCAGAACTCAAGGGACCAATTGAAAGTTTCTCTCA GTATAAAGAATACGTGCAGGAGTACCGTGAGAAGTATGAAAGTTACTGTTCCCTGATCAAGATCTTGGAGAGCTACAG gaatgAGTTTCAGAAGTTGGGGATGGACCTTGACAGTGCTAAAGGTACAGAGACATATTACGACATTTTGGCACAGCTGAGAGAAAGTTATAACCGGTGTGGAATG CGGCATAAACGACAAAAGAAACTATTTCTTGTGCTTCATGAAGAGTTGAAG CATCTGAAGCGGATGATTATGGACTTTGCCTCAGACATAAGGGATTAA
- the LOC110798060 gene encoding uncharacterized protein, protein MASNQEDDDFFGFSDDEGDGINSDSDSEDDGNAADLVQVAEGVQHAHEYGEFEQFESVPDLNEEVQQVSDEGGVGQQQNDTTVGTNIQEVPFLFYLNMLPPEENASFQHHQTTTRTPNHHKPKTPRINNELRLEILLFLLNRQIPGLDTLLYGTVRDAMVHFGYTRKTIGKLWNRAKRQKQAMDSYILERKYHNCGRKNIQVTYDSIASIGMGDRTCLRDLAKMLNLGATTVWRLVKRKMIKPHSSPLYPDISEECKMARMRWVLRLIMDYTIPQEPTYYNMYDFIHIDEKWFYLTQKKKRVYFANNEPYPHKSAKSRTKVPKFMFMAAVARPRWAQDRQCKFDSKIGIFPFTDSVAAKRSPKNRVKGTIETEPVKSFNQIETKGMLINTLIPPIKEKWPPHEGENVIFIIQDNPTNSPDCNILDLGFFRSIQSLMHKKMPKTMEDLTGAVTGSFNELHPKTLFNVWMTLQFVANEILKPKGNNDYQLPHNKKKI, encoded by the exons ATGGCTTCAAATCAGGAGGATGACGATTTCTTCGGATTTTCTGATGATGAAGGAGATGGCATTAACTCCGATTCTGACTCGGAGGATGATGGAAATGCTGCTGACTTGGTACAAGTTGCTGAAGGGGTACAACATGCTCATGAATATGGGGAATTTGAGCAGTTTGAGTCAGTACCAGACCTCAATGAAGAGGTACAACAGGTATCAGATGAAGGTGGAGTGGGACAACAACAAAATGACACAACAGTTGGTACCAACATTCAAGAGGtaccatttcttttttatttgaacatgcTACCACCAGAAGAAAATGCATCATTTCAACATCATCAAACAACAACACGAACACCAAATCATCACAAGCCTAAGACTCCAAGAATAAACAATGAATTGAGATTAGAAATTTTGTTGTTCCTGCTAAACAGACAAATTCCAGGGCTAGACACTCTATTGTATGGGACAGTAAGGGATGCAATGGTACATTTTGGATACACCAGAAAAACCATAGGCAAATTATGGAACAGAGCAAAGAGACAGAAGCAAGCAATGGATTCATATATTTTGGAAAGAAAATATCACAACTGTGGTAGGAAAAATATTCAAGTCACATATGATTCTATTGCATCAATAGGCATGGGGGACAGAACATGCCTTAGAGATCTTGCAAAGATGCTAAATTTGGGAGCAACAACAGTTTGGAGGTTGGTGAAGAGGAAAATGATTAAACCACACTCAAGTCCCTTATATCCAGACATTTCAGAAGAATGCAAGATGGCAAGGATGAGGTGGGTACTTAGACTTATAATGGATTACACTATACCACAAGAACCAACATATTACAACATGTATGACTTtattcatattgatgagaaatgGTTCTATCTTACACAAAAAAAGAAGAGAGTTTATTTTGCAAACAATGAACCCTATCCACATAAAAGTGCAAAGTCAAGAACAAAAGTACCAAAGTTCATGTTCATGGCAGCAGTAGCAAGACCAAGGTGGGCTCAAGATAGGCAGTGTAAATTTGATAGCAAAATAGGAATATTTCCTTTCACAGATTCAGTGGCAGCAAAGAGATCACCAAAAAACAGAGTGAAGGGGACAATTGAGACAGAACCAGTGAAGTCATTCAATCAAATAGAAACCAAGGGCATGCTTATCAACACCTTAATACCACCAATCAAGGAAAAGTGGCCACCACATGAAGGGGAAAATGTGATCTTCATAATTCAAGACAAT CCAACAAACAGTCCAGATTGCAACATCTTGGACTTGGGGTTTTTCAGGTCAATACAGTCACTTATGCACAAGAAAATGCCTAAAACTATGGAAGACTTAACTGGAGCAGTGACTGGTTCTTTTAATGAACTGCATCCTAAGACTTTGTTTAATGTGTGGATGACACTACAATTTGTTGCTAATGAAATTCTAAAACCCAAGGGCAACAATGACTACCAACTTCCACACAACAAGAAAAAGATATAA
- the LOC110798072 gene encoding inorganic pyrophosphatase 2: MEGIVVVFDFDKTIIDCDSDNWVVDELGFTNRFNQLLNSMPWNSMMDQLMKEMHEEGVTINDMVEVLKRTPIHPRIVPAIKAAHAAGCDLRIVSDANLFYIETILDHLGLTDYFSEINTNPGYVNEEGRLRILPHHDFTKSPHGCCNPCPPNMCKGLVIKRLLCEHGDKKFIYLGDGIGDYCPSLRLRESDYLMPRKDFPVWDLISNNPKLIKSRIHEWTDGVEFEQILLSLIQAIITNADYENAAQLYNIDCKFDSLPISSQPMPQALRVGPQNSCIMNPYNPRSAYFGISQKRISRGSQVRKIKGPNQMIMQPVRPTSIRFSTFAWNLK; this comes from the exons ATGGAAGGAATTGttgtagtttttgattttgataAAACAATTATTGATTGTGATAGTGATAATTGGGTTGTTGATGAATTGGGTTTTACTAATCGCTTCAATCAACTCCTTAATTCCATGCCTTGGAATTCTATGATG GACCAATTAATGAAAGAAATGCATGAAGAAGGAGTAACAATCAATGATATGGTGGAAGTTTTGAAAAGAACCCCAATTCATCCTCGAATTGTTCCAGCCATTAAAGCCGCCCATGCTGCAGG GTGTGATTTGAGGATTGTAAGTGATGCTAATTTGTTCTACATAGAGACAATATTGGATCATCTTGGGTTAACGGATTATTTCTCAGAAATTAACACTAATCCAGGTTATGTTAATGAAGAAGGGAGATTGAGGATTTTACCTCACCATGATTTCACCAAATCTCCCCATGGATGTTGCAACCCATGCCCTCCGAATATGTGCAAG GGGCTAGTGATAAAAAGGTTGTTATGTGAGCATGGAGACAAGAAATTCATTTACTTAGGAGATGGAATTGGAGACTATTGCCCTTCCTTAAGGCTAAGAGAAAGTGACTATCTGATGCCAAGGAAGGATTTCCCAGTTTGGGATTTGATATCTAACAATCCAAAGCTTATCAAATCAAGAATCCATGAATGGACCGACGGCGTCGAGTTCGAACAGATTCTGTTGTCACTCATCCAAGCTATCATCACCAATGCAGATTATGAGAATGCTGCTCAACTCTATAACATTGATTGCAAGTTTGACTCATTGCCAATTTCTTCCCAACCCATGCCTCAAGCTCTCCGA GTTGGACCACAAAATAGTTGTATAATGAATCCATACAATCCAAGATCCGCATATTTCGGCATATCGCAGAAGAGGATATCTAGGGGTTCACAAGTCAGAAAAATCAAGGGACCAAATCAAATGATAATGCAGCCTGTACGACCAACTTCAATTAGGTTTTCTACTTTTGCTTGGAATTTGAAGTGA